One window of the Colletotrichum destructivum chromosome 4, complete sequence genome contains the following:
- a CDS encoding Putative CENP-V/GFA domain, Mss4-like superfamily protein, with the protein MAPYQGHCNCGSIKVTISNKPESIIVCHCANCKRAGGPFSMNFLVDDGQWKVEDSQNTLTEYLDNNTDSGNPVHRFFCRNCGSPVKTTAKPFPGQALVKASLFDDIPTKRSEVFGQKALSWA; encoded by the exons ATGGCGCCCTACCAAGGACACTGCAACTGCGGTTCGATCAAGGTTACTATTAGTAACAAGCCCGAGAGCATCATCGTCTGCCATTG CGCAAACTGCAAGCGTGCTGGTGGTC CCTTCTCCATGaacttcctcgtcgacgacggccagtGGAAGGTTGAGGATAGCCAGAACACCCTGACCGAGTATCTGGACAACAACACCGATTCCGGGAACCCTGTGCAT CGGTTCTTCTGTCGGAATTGCGGCAG CCCGGTCAAGACCACGGCAAAGCCATTCCCGGGCCAAGCTCTGGTCAAGGCGTCTCTTTTCGATGACATCCCCACCAAGAGGAGCGAAGTGTTTGGCCAGAAGGCGTTGAGCTGGGCATAA